A window of Oncorhynchus nerka isolate Pitt River linkage group LG4, Oner_Uvic_2.0, whole genome shotgun sequence contains these coding sequences:
- the LOC115128523 gene encoding protein FAM135B-like: MSEVQGTLEFSVELNKFHNVDLFQRGFYQVRAGLKVSPRVPHRVPDDALNPPGDCSFSSAGVHDGVHEDTMVFSRIFQILYRNEEVNIDDRMLFKVHLLLDGERVEEALSEVDFQLKLDLHFTDKEQQLGDIVTVPVISSRTLGLHFHPRSGLHHHVPVMFDYFHLSVVSVSIHASLVALHQPLISFAHTGKGSWLGKGSPENGTDPSAMGVSMENLMFGAGYCKPVITEGSFYVPSENCLQRAHTWHGRLCRLLLVVHRGLRSYYTTVMKEIPQLDQVDIDELPVEETLNLLRTELQLQEGHEKVAEQICRDLTQLCSQLSALWTRFLEAAVPNTHILSHLAQEHHTLRVRRFSEAYFFTEHPKEKSLTFQEDLINRHGQIAVEVRSSNYLTRMPPLPVECLDIDGDWNSLPIIFEDRYVESPRTDWGSYIPTPMSTSEQAIPDPPVTDANNSPPPLDRLTNSPAIPTQEPKDSEDCMDLSTHGSLIGEQSTSIITDKTGETSYPDKADPDQGEPDEGEPVQPGDPEEQAKAEEISEESPGLGLRIIRVRPTDVDPFRGEAVLMISSNHKQCTDPQHTSNREDTTWKDLENHQDIITQRYQNIISTGIDLDVEENDIAMDDDSKYVPLSRLTTYPQTPLKDHPLTHPLPTDLRRELAHRGVVGVGGPKIMNRSPSIISDSGIESEPSSMAWLLDTHRTGGGRPLEEIMVLQRLERRHPAHRSSLEGLQTESGASGGSLPGGGGGSMGIQASLTSISSLPYEDDEEQRYQQQLSKLTKSVSAPQISSPEDTEEDQGGAEAEVDTESEGTSGYQDQEVGCSSISTAPTHVMPGDLIGHQESLSGGNYSSLEDIQEGELPEVGLLDWVAAPSPPQHVTRAHVESCHVLKETLRSNDSALPVALSDTQDMKAVLSGISRVPEVLLFQQYVECHDDVKDPAVVSQMEDKKHHRGDSRGVPNSVDSGPCEVDFAPCSCETKPCEHDSGVLVDDVEDNPVRNDCQSLHQIGLKDLVDQDLLDHHHTPCQSLHRVGLRDLVVVSQRKSLHDPRPIPSIPNHTERPIHLIGLTVNDRARSDDLIGLPANEREQLDLNGQTKPAKIPSSSESGSGSGSTSGSGLSFMNRKVVEVVNMSVSCAPTCLPFSSVLRDSPSISGISTRQAASPITHQPLGSFGIISSSSSNSLGPDDDTNERMLHFYRSKEDLVKDLVFQATLYSDLPHLASDLPYFPPEEEDEEFEDGIHLVVCVHGLDGNSADLRLVKTFIELGLPGSRLDFLMSERNQTDTFADFDTMTDRLIDEIIQHIQLYNLTVGRISFIGHSLGNVIIRSVLTRPRFRCYLVKLHTFLSLSGPHLGTLYNNSTLVSTGLWLMQKLKKSGSLLQLTCRDHTDPRKTFLYLLSQKPGLQFFKNVVLVASPQDRYVPFHSARIEMCRTALKDRTTGPVYTEMINNLLQPLVGAKDCCLIRQNVFHALPNTANTLIGRAAHIAVLDSELFLEKFFLVAGLNYFK, encoded by the exons ATGTCTGAAGTACAGGGGACGTTGGAGTTTTCTGTAGAGCTGAACAAGTTTCACAATGTGGATCTCTTCCAGAGAGG ATTCTACCAGGTCCGAGCAGGGCTGAAGGTCTCTCCTCGTGTACCACACAG GGTACCTGATGATGCTCTCAACCCCCCAGGTGACTGTAGTTTCAGCTCTGCGGGGGTCCATGATGGGGTCCatgaggacactatggtgttcaGTCGGATCTTCCAGATCCTCTACCGGAACGAAGAGGTCAACATCGATGACCGCATGCTCTTCAAGGTCCACCTATTGCTGGATGGGGagagg GTGGAAGAGGCTCTGAGTGAAGTGGACTTTCAGTTGAAGCTGGATCTTCACTTCACAGACAAGGAGCAACA GTTAGGGGACATCGTGACAGTCCCAGTCATCAGCAGTAGAACCCTGGGTCTCCACTTCCACCCCAGGAGCGGTCTCCACCACCATGTACCTGTCATGTTCGACTACTTCCACCTGTCCGTCGTCTCTGTCTCCATACACGCATCCTTGGTGGCCTTGCATCAACCACTCATCAG TTTTGCCCATACAGGGAAGGGTTCCTGGCTGGGAAAGGGCTCCCCAGAGAACGGTACTGACCCGTCAGCCATGGGGGTGTCCATGGAGAACCTGATGTTCGGGGCTGGATACTGCAAACCTGTCATCACAGAG GGGAGTTTCTACGTCCCCAGTGAGAACTGTTTACAGAGAGCTCACACATGGCATGGTAGACTCTGTCGCCTCCTACTGGTGGTACACAGAGGCCTACGTTCCTACTACACCACTGTGATGAAGGAGATACCACAGCTGGACCAGGTGGACATAG ACGAGCTTCCTGTGGAAGAAACACTAAATCTGCTCAGAACAGAATTACAG CTGCAGGAGGGGCATGAGAAAGTAGCAGAACAGATCTGTAGAGACCTGACCCAACTCTGCTCCCAACTGTCGGCCCTGTGGACACGCTTCCTGGAGGCTGCCGTTCCCAACACACATATCCTGTCCCACCTGGCCCAGGAACACCACACACTCAGG GTCAGGCGGTTTTCAGAGGCATACTTTTTCACAGAACACCCCAAAGAGAAATCCCTGACATTTCAAGAGGACCT GATCAACAGACACGGTCAGATAGCTGTGGAGGTGCGTAGCTCCAACTACCTGACCAGGATGCCACCGTTACCTGTAGAATGCCTGGACATTGACGGAGACTGGAACAGCCTGCCTATCATCTTCGAAGATAGATATGTAGAGTCTCCACGGACAG attggggatcatatataccAACACCTATGTCCACCAGTGAGCAGGCCATCCCCGACCCTCCTGTCACTGATGCCAACAATAGCCCTCCTCCCCTGGACAGGCTCACCAACTCACCAGCAATACCAACCCAGGAACCTAAAGACAGTGAGGACTGCATGGACCTGTCTACACACGGGTCTCTCATAGGAGAGCAGAGCACCAGCATTATTACtgacaagacaggagagacatcatacCCAGACAAGGCAGACCCAGACCAGGGAGAACCAGACGAGGGAGAGCCAGTCCAGCCAGGGGATCCAGAGGAGCAGGCCAAGGCAGAGGAGATATCAGAGGAGAGCCCTGGTTTAGGCCTGAGAATAATCAGAGTCAGGCCCACTGATGTGGATCCATTCAGAGGAGAGGCAGTGCTAATGATCTCCTCCAACCACAAACAGTGTACGGACCCACAACATACCTCTAACCGTGAAGACACGACTTGGAAAGACTTGGAGAACCACCAGGACATCATCACACAGAGATACCAGAACATTATCAGTACAGGAATTGACTTGGATGTAGAAGAGAATGACATTGCTATGGACGACGACAGCAAGTATGTTCCTCTGAGCCGTCTAACCACTTACCCCCAGACTCCACTCAAAGATCATCCCCTCACGCACCCTCTACCTACGGACCTGAGGAGAGAGCTGGCCCAcagaggggtggtgggggtggggggcccAAAGATAATGAACCGCTCTCCCTCCATCATCTCTGACTCAGGCATCGAGAGTGAGCCCAGCTCAATGGCCTGGCTCCTGGACACTCACCGGACTGGAGGAGGGCGCCCTCTGGAGGAGATAATGGTACTGCAGCGCCTGGAGAGGAGACACCCAGCCCACCGCAGCTCCCTGGAGGGCCTGCAGACAGAGAGTGGAGCCAGTGGGGGCAGCCTGCCCGGCGGAGGGGGTGGCAGTATGGGTATCCAGGCCTCCCTCACCTCCATCTCGTCCCTGCCCTACGAGGACGACGAGGAACAGAGGTACCAGCAACAGCTCAGTAAACTGACCAAGTCAGTCTCAGCTCCTCAGATCTCCAGCCCTGAGGACACAGAAGAGGACCAGGGAGGAGCGGAGGCGGAGGTAGACACGGAGAGCGAGGGGACCAGCGGGTACCAGGACCAGGAGGTGGGatgctcctccatctccactgctCCCACCCATGTAATGCCTGGGGACTTGATTGGACACCAGGAGTCCTTATCCGGGGGAAACTACTCCTCTCTAGAGGACATCCAAGAGGGAGAGCTGCCTGAGGTTGGTCTGTTGGACTGGGTAGCTGCGCCCTCACCACCCCAGCATGTGACCAGAGCTCATGTAGAGAGTTGTCATGTTCTTAAAGAAACTCTTAGATCTAATGATTCTGCTTTGCCAGTGGCCCTGTCAGACACTCAGGACATGAAAGCAGTGTTAAGTGGCATTAGTCGAGTACCGGAAGTCTTGCTGTTCCAACAGTATGTTGAATGCCATGATGATGTGAAGGATCCAGCTGTAGTCAGTCAGATGGAGGATAAGAAACATCACAGAGGAGATAGCCGTGGTGTCCCAAACTCAGTGGACTCAGGTCCCTGTGAAGTAGACTTCGCCCCATGTAGCTGTGAGACAAAACCCTGTGAACATGACAGCGGTGTGCTGGTGGATGATGTGGAGGATAATCCAGTCAGGAATGACTGTCAGAGTCTCCATCAGATTGGGTTGAAAGACCTTGTTGACCAGGACCTACTGGATCATCATCATACTCCCTGCCAGAGCCTCCATCGGGTCGGGCTGCGTGACCTAGTGGTGGTCTCACAGAGGAAGAGCCTCCATGACCCCAggcctatcccctctatccccaaCCACACAGAGAGACCCATCCACCTAATAGGCCTTACTGTCAATGATAGGGCCAGGTCTGATGACCTCATAGGGCTCCCGGCCAACGAGCGAGAGCAGCTGGATCTCAACGGTCAGACCAAGCCGGCTAAGATTCCCAGTAGCTCGGAGTCAGGGTCAGGCTCGGGGTCAACCTCAGGGTCAGGCCTGTCCTTtatgaacaggaaggtggtggaggtggtgaatATGTCTGTGTCCTGTGCTCCGACCTGTCTTCCCTTCTCCTCCGTCCTCCGGGACTCACCGTCCATTAGCGGCATCTCCACTCGACAAGCCGCATCCCCCATTACCCATCAGCCCCTGGGGTCCTTCGGCATCATCTCCTCATCCTCGTCCAACTCCCTGGGGCCAGACGACGACACAAACGAGAGGATGCTGCA TTTCTACAGGTCCAAAGAGGATCTGGTGAAAGACCTGGTGTTCCAGGCAACCCTGTACAGTGACCTCCCTCACCTGGCCTCCGACCTGCCCTATTTCCCccctgaggaggaggatgaggagtttGAGGATGGCATACACCTGGTTGTCTGTGTCCACGGCCTTGATG GGAACAGTGCAGACCTTCGCCTGGTGAAGACCTTCATAGAGCTGGGTTTACCAGGGTCCAGACTGGACTTCCTCATGTCTGAGAGGAACCAG ACTGACACGTTTGCAGATTTTGACACCATGACGGACAGGCTAATAGACGAGATCATCCAGCACATTCAGCTGTACAACCTCACCGTCGGACGGATAAG TTTCATCGGTCACTCTTTGGGGAACGTGATTATCCGGTCGGTGCTGACAAGGCCTCGGTTCCGCTGCTACCTGGTCAAGTTGCACACCTTCCTGTCTCTGTCCGGACCACACCTGGGAACGCTGTACAACAACAGCACGCTGGTCAGCACag gtCTGTGGCTGATGCAGAAGCTGAAGAAATCTGGATCGTTGCTGCAGCTCACCTGCAGAGATCACACCGATCCCCGGAAAACCTTCCTCTATCTTCTCAGTCAGAAACCAG GGCTCCAGTTCTTCAAGAATGTGGTGTTGGTGGCATCGCCTCAGGACCGATATGTTCCCTTCCACTCTGCAAGGATAGAGATGTGCAGGACTGCACTCAAAGACAGGACCACAG